Sequence from the Abditibacteriaceae bacterium genome:
TTCTTTGTAAGTAGGGCTAAACAAGCCTGGATTATCCGGCCACCCATGACTTATAAACATCTCTGAGACCACGAAATGCCGCTGGTTCGAAGCTGTTTTGTGGGCAATGCCGCGAAGAACAAAGTCAGATCCTCTCGACCGAGCCAACTTACGCCTGCGCGTTGGAGAAATCTTCAGCCATGCGGCGCGCCCGATGCTTGCGCCGACGCGGGCAGGGGATTCGGGTACGGTCGAAATCGACCGTACTCTTTTTGTTTTACTGGACGCGATGCGAATTTTATTAACCAACGATGACGGCATTGGCGCGCCCGGACTGGATGCAGCGTGGCGCGCTTTGAAAGAAATCGGCGAAGTCTTTGTTTGCGTTCCCGACCGACCGCGTTCGGCGTGCTCGCATCAAATTACAATGCACAAGCCGCTGCGCGCGAAAACGGTGGAAACCGATGAAGGCCTGGCTTACACCTGCAACGGCACACCCGCCGATTGTGTCCCGCTTGCGCTCTTGCAACTGATGAGCGCGCCGCCCGACCTGGTAATTTCAGGAATCAATCTCGGCCCTAATCTGGGTGATGATGTCCATTACTCGGGCACTGTTGCCGGCGCGATGGAAGGCGTTCTCAATGGCTACGCGGCCCTCGCAATTTCGCTGGCTTCCAACAGTGAAACCGGCGGTGAAGTGCCAGATTTCGACAAGGCCGCGAACTTTCTGCGCAACTTCGTGCCGAAGATGTCGCAGCTCGAACTGGCGCGCGATACGTTTCTCAATGTTAATGTTCCTGCTGGCGAAGTGCGCGGTGTGCGCGTTTCAACGCAGGGAAGCCGCCGCTATAAAGGCGACATTACGCGGCACGAAGCACCAATTGCCGGAACCTATTACTGGCGCGGCGGCATTGTGATCGACCGCTCGGAGCGTGACGACTCCGATATTCTCGCGGTGAAAGACGGCTTTATTTCGGTGACGCCATTGCATGTCGATTTAACCAACTTCGACTCGATGAACAGCATCAATGACGTGCTGCAAACGCTGTAACTCGTTCTGGGTATTTGGCGCGTGTGCGGTGTTTTTTAATCGTCTGTCGAGGGCGCACAGATCGGAAAACTCATCGACATCACGACAGAGCGGAAGCTGCGCCGAAGTTAACTGCTGCCGATGCGCATTGGACAGCGTTGATTGGAGAACTGACTCGGAACTCCAAACGACGCTGTCAAAGAAATTGTCGGGTAAAGCCCGCGCCGTGCCGATGAGGTAAAAACCGCCATCGTGCGCCGGGCCAAACACCAGATCGTGCGATACAAGGGCTGCGAACGCATCGCGCAAAACAGTCGCGGGCAAATCGGGCACATCCGAGCCGATAAGAACGACATGTCGGCAACCGCGCCCGAACTCGTGCCGAAAAGCTGCGAGCATCCGGTCGCCGATGTCGCCCTCGCATTGCGCGAAATGCGGCCCGTCCCAAAAGCGCCCAAGCGAATAGGGGCCTGCTTCAAACGCATTTATGGGTGAAAAGGCGACGCATGTTTCGCCATTGGCAGCCTGTGCGATTCTTAATGTATCGCGCAGCATTGCGGCGGCTAAAGCGGCGGCGTTCTCTTTTCCCAGCACGCGCGCGAGGCGTGTTTTCGTCTGACCGGGAACTGGAGCGCGCGCGAAAACAATGAGGCTTTCAGGCATAAGAAAAGTACGGTCGAATTCGACCGTACTTTGAAGAACCGCTCTTACACAGATTTTTTGCGACGGGCGCGGCCATCGGAGGGCGCTTTGGCGCTGAGAAGCTCACGCTCGGCGCGCGCTTTTGCCTGTCGGGCCAGACCGGCGCGGCGCGCGATGTCGGAGCGTTGTTCGGGCGAAAGCTTTGCGGCGCGATTGCGTCCGCCAATACTTCCACCGATGACTCCCATCACGCTGGCAGCACGTTTGCGGTCACGGACGAGGGAACCCTTTGTTTTTAGAACCAGCGCAGCTGCGTTGGCCGCTTCTTCGCCACCCCCAGTCATCGCCTGAACAGCAGCATCGTAGGCAGCTTTCTTTTCCTGTTTCTTTTGTGCGGCGCGTTCGCGAGCCTGAGCGAGGCGTTTGGCTCGCGCGGCTTCGCGGGCAGCTTTGCGCTCGGCGGCTATTTCGGCGGCGATGTGGCGGCGCTCCTCGGCAGCCTGCTCGCGGGCCATTGCCTTTTCCTCGGCGATACGGC
This genomic interval carries:
- a CDS encoding TIGR04282 family arsenosugar biosynthesis glycosyltransferase, with protein sequence MPESLIVFARAPVPGQTKTRLARVLGKENAAALAAAMLRDTLRIAQAANGETCVAFSPINAFEAGPYSLGRFWDGPHFAQCEGDIGDRMLAAFRHEFGRGCRHVVLIGSDVPDLPATVLRDAFAALVSHDLVFGPAHDGGFYLIGTARALPDNFFDSVVWSSESVLQSTLSNAHRQQLTSAQLPLCRDVDEFSDLCALDRRLKNTAHAPNTQNELQRLQHVIDAVHRVEVG
- the surE gene encoding 5'/3'-nucleotidase SurE, with protein sequence MPRRTKSDPLDRANLRLRVGEIFSHAARPMLAPTRAGDSGTVEIDRTLFVLLDAMRILLTNDDGIGAPGLDAAWRALKEIGEVFVCVPDRPRSACSHQITMHKPLRAKTVETDEGLAYTCNGTPADCVPLALLQLMSAPPDLVISGINLGPNLGDDVHYSGTVAGAMEGVLNGYAALAISLASNSETGGEVPDFDKAANFLRNFVPKMSQLELARDTFLNVNVPAGEVRGVRVSTQGSRRYKGDITRHEAPIAGTYYWRGGIVIDRSERDDSDILAVKDGFISVTPLHVDLTNFDSMNSINDVLQTL